The following are encoded in a window of Bacillus sp. es.036 genomic DNA:
- the purL gene encoding phosphoribosylformylglycinamidine synthase subunit PurL yields the protein MSHMHEPTPELIKDQKLYSQMGLTDEEFSMVEVILGRTPNYTETGLFSVMWSEHCSYKNSKPVLKKFPVTGERVLQGPGEGAGIVDIGDEQAVVFKIESHNHPSAIEPYQGAATGVGGIIRDVFSMGARPIALLNSLRFGELSNPKVKYLFEEVVAGIAGYGNCIGIPTVGGEVQFDSSYDGNPLVNAMCVGLIDHKDIQKGIASGAGNTVMYVGASTGRDGIHGATFASEELTDASDEKRPAVQVGDPFMEKLLLEACLELVHCDSLVGIQDMGAAGLTSSASEMASKAGMGLEMNLDEVPQREKGMTPYEMMLSESQERMLVVVKKGHEAEIKAITDRWGLLAKEVGVVTEDKRFRLLHKGEVVADVPVDALAEEAPVYHKPSRIPEYYIENQQLHKPIPEVENAKDMLYTLLGQPTISSKEWVFDQYDYMVRTNTVVAPGSDAAVVRVRGTNKGLAMTTDCNSRYLYLDPEVGGQIAVAEAARNIVCSGGEPLAITDCLNFGNPEKPEIFWQIEKATDGMSEACRMLNAPVIGGNVSLYNETNGIAVYPTPVVGMVGLVHDLSHVTTQHFKKEGNLIYMLGETGEDFGGSELQKYLDGKISGQAPTLNLEIEKERQNQLLTAIQDGLVESAHDLAEGGLSVALAESLIGTELGANVRIDGDITTDLFSETQSRFLVSIKGEHQQAFEQRTGATLIGEVTGTGVLTIMHEDETHIFDAPVQELEAAWKGAIPCLVKSKA from the coding sequence TGAGCTGATTAAAGACCAGAAACTCTACAGTCAGATGGGCTTAACAGATGAAGAATTCAGTATGGTGGAAGTGATTCTCGGCCGTACACCGAATTACACGGAAACGGGGTTATTTTCCGTTATGTGGTCGGAACACTGTAGCTATAAAAATTCAAAGCCGGTGTTGAAAAAATTCCCCGTAACTGGTGAGCGTGTTCTTCAAGGTCCTGGGGAAGGGGCTGGAATCGTTGATATTGGTGATGAGCAGGCAGTCGTATTTAAGATTGAAAGCCACAACCATCCATCTGCGATCGAGCCTTATCAAGGTGCGGCAACAGGGGTTGGCGGCATTATTCGTGACGTTTTCTCGATGGGAGCTCGTCCTATTGCCCTTCTTAATTCCCTTCGATTTGGTGAACTTAGCAATCCGAAAGTGAAGTATCTGTTTGAAGAAGTTGTTGCTGGTATTGCAGGATACGGGAACTGTATTGGAATCCCTACGGTAGGTGGAGAAGTACAGTTCGATTCTTCTTACGATGGAAACCCGCTTGTGAACGCGATGTGTGTTGGCTTAATCGATCATAAAGACATTCAAAAAGGAATTGCATCTGGAGCTGGAAACACGGTCATGTACGTTGGTGCGAGCACTGGGCGTGACGGCATCCACGGCGCAACCTTCGCGTCTGAAGAATTAACAGATGCTTCTGACGAAAAGCGCCCTGCTGTTCAAGTAGGGGATCCGTTCATGGAAAAGCTTCTGCTTGAAGCGTGTCTTGAACTTGTTCACTGCGACTCACTTGTCGGTATTCAAGATATGGGAGCAGCTGGACTAACATCTTCAGCTTCCGAAATGGCGAGTAAGGCAGGAATGGGACTTGAAATGAATCTTGATGAAGTTCCACAGCGCGAAAAAGGCATGACGCCATATGAAATGATGTTGTCTGAGTCACAGGAGCGAATGCTCGTTGTGGTGAAGAAAGGGCACGAAGCTGAGATCAAAGCCATTACAGATCGCTGGGGTCTTTTAGCGAAAGAAGTTGGGGTTGTAACAGAAGATAAGCGGTTCCGACTTCTTCATAAAGGGGAAGTTGTGGCAGACGTCCCGGTTGATGCACTTGCCGAAGAAGCGCCGGTTTATCATAAACCTTCTCGCATTCCTGAGTATTATATTGAAAATCAACAGCTTCATAAGCCAATTCCTGAAGTGGAAAATGCGAAAGACATGCTTTATACGCTTCTAGGTCAGCCGACAATTTCAAGCAAGGAATGGGTTTTTGATCAGTATGACTATATGGTGCGTACGAATACAGTTGTAGCACCAGGATCAGATGCTGCAGTTGTCCGCGTGCGTGGAACGAACAAAGGGTTAGCGATGACGACGGATTGTAATTCACGTTATTTATATCTCGATCCTGAAGTAGGCGGTCAGATCGCGGTTGCAGAAGCGGCACGTAATATCGTTTGTTCAGGTGGCGAGCCATTAGCGATCACTGATTGCTTGAACTTTGGTAACCCTGAGAAACCAGAGATCTTCTGGCAAATTGAAAAAGCAACAGATGGTATGAGTGAAGCTTGTCGCATGCTAAATGCACCTGTTATTGGGGGGAACGTGTCCCTTTATAACGAGACGAACGGCATTGCCGTATATCCAACACCGGTAGTTGGCATGGTCGGTCTCGTTCATGATCTTAGTCATGTTACGACGCAGCATTTTAAAAAAGAAGGAAACTTGATTTACATGCTGGGCGAAACGGGAGAAGATTTTGGCGGTAGCGAGCTTCAAAAGTACCTTGATGGTAAGATCTCAGGTCAAGCCCCAACCCTTAATCTTGAAATTGAAAAAGAACGCCAAAACCAACTTCTAACGGCCATTCAAGATGGTCTTGTTGAATCAGCTCACGATCTCGCGGAAGGCGGCCTTAGTGTGGCCCTTGCAGAATCGCTCATTGGCACAGAGCTTGGAGCCAACGTAAGGATTGACGGAGATATTACGACAGACCTCTTTAGTGAAACACAATCTCGTTTTCTTGTAAGCATCAAGGGGGAACATCAGCAGGCATTTGAGCAACGAACGGGAGCAACGCTAATCGGTGAAGTAACGGGTACGGGCGTATTAACGATTATGCACGAGGATGAAACACATATCTTCGATGCTCCAGTTCAAGAGCTTGAAGCAGCCTGGAAAGGAGCCATTCCATGTTTGGTGAAATCAAAGGCTTAA
- the purF gene encoding amidophosphoribosyltransferase: protein MFGEIKGLNEECGVFGIWGHPDAASLTYYGLHSLQHRGQEGAGIVTTDGDRLYNHKGLGLVNDVFGPGDLEKLEGNGAIGHVRYSTAGGGGYENVQPLVFRSQNGGLALAHNGNLVNANALKHQLEGQGSIFQTTSDTEVLAHLIKRSGYLSQREKVKNALTMVKGAYAFIMMTEKEMMVALDPHGLRPLSIGILEGAYVVASETCAFDLIGAEYIRDVQPGELLIISENGLESERFSSSVSRAICSMEYIYFSRPDSNIENINVHTARKQLGKQLAKEAPIEADIVTGVPDSSISAAIGYAEESGIPYEMGLIKNRYVGRTFIQPSQELRERGVKMKLSPVRGVVEGKRVVIVDDSIVRGTTSRRIVTMLREAGAKEVHVRISAPPIISPCYYGIDTSNSGELIAAKMSVDEMCEEIGADSLTFLTTDGMTTAIGREEKDSSCGQCLGCFTGNYPTEIYPDTVHPYEKV, encoded by the coding sequence ATGTTTGGTGAAATCAAAGGCTTAAATGAAGAGTGTGGCGTATTTGGTATCTGGGGTCACCCGGATGCTGCGTCATTAACGTACTACGGTCTTCATAGTTTACAGCATCGTGGGCAAGAAGGTGCTGGAATTGTCACGACTGACGGTGATCGTCTCTATAACCATAAAGGCCTTGGACTTGTGAATGATGTCTTTGGACCAGGTGATCTTGAGAAGCTTGAAGGAAATGGTGCGATCGGCCATGTGAGGTATTCAACTGCTGGAGGCGGGGGATATGAGAATGTTCAGCCTCTTGTGTTCCGCTCACAAAATGGTGGCCTCGCTCTTGCGCATAATGGAAACTTAGTAAATGCGAATGCGCTTAAGCACCAGCTCGAAGGTCAAGGGAGTATTTTTCAAACAACGTCCGATACAGAAGTGCTTGCCCATCTCATTAAACGAAGCGGCTACTTAAGTCAGCGTGAAAAAGTAAAGAATGCCCTCACAATGGTAAAAGGTGCTTATGCTTTCATTATGATGACAGAGAAAGAAATGATGGTTGCTCTTGATCCCCACGGATTGAGACCCCTTTCCATAGGCATTCTAGAAGGCGCCTATGTCGTGGCATCTGAAACGTGCGCATTTGATTTAATCGGAGCGGAATATATTCGAGATGTGCAACCAGGTGAGCTTTTGATCATTAGCGAGAATGGACTCGAATCTGAGCGCTTTTCTTCTTCGGTTTCACGTGCCATTTGCTCGATGGAGTACATCTATTTCTCAAGGCCAGATAGCAACATTGAAAACATTAATGTGCATACCGCTCGTAAACAGCTGGGTAAACAGCTTGCAAAAGAAGCGCCAATTGAAGCGGATATTGTAACGGGTGTACCAGATTCCAGTATTTCTGCAGCAATTGGATACGCAGAAGAATCAGGTATTCCATATGAAATGGGATTAATTAAAAATCGCTATGTAGGCAGAACGTTCATCCAACCTTCTCAGGAGCTAAGAGAACGAGGGGTGAAGATGAAGCTTTCACCAGTTCGAGGAGTTGTTGAAGGCAAGCGTGTCGTGATTGTTGATGATTCAATTGTAAGAGGGACAACAAGCAGACGAATCGTGACAATGCTTCGTGAAGCAGGAGCGAAAGAAGTTCACGTTCGCATTAGTGCACCACCTATTATCAGCCCATGCTATTACGGAATTGATACATCAAACTCAGGCGAATTGATTGCGGCGAAGATGAGTGTTGATGAGATGTGTGAAGAAATTGGTGCGGATTCGCTAACATTCCTTACAACTGATGGCATGACCACAGCGATCGGCAGAGAAGAGAAAGATTCATCGTGTGGTCAGTGTCTAGGTTGTTTTACAGGCAACTATCCAACGGAAATTTATCCTGATACCGTTCATCCTTACGAAAAAGTTTAA
- the purM gene encoding phosphoribosylformylglycinamidine cyclo-ligase, protein MAQAYRQAGVNIEAGYEAVDRIKPHVKKTIRKGVMGGLGGFGGMFDLSELDYEKPVLVSGTDGVGTKLMLAIQLDRHDTIGIDCVAMCVNDVVAQGAEPLYFLDYIATGKLAPERIEEIVKGVAEGCSQAGCALIGGETAEMPDMYQENDYDLAGFTVGAVEKSKLITTENVKEGNVLIGLASNGIHSNGFSLVRKVLLKDHKMDLATSYEELDSTLGETLLAPTRIYVKPVLNVLKSHTVNGIAHITGGGFEENIPRMLPEGLAAQVDYGSWPIPPIFDLIEKKGNLVRKEMFTTFNMGVGMVLAVPEDEAVNVIKALEQDGERAYMIGRVVKGEGIEFGGGDLS, encoded by the coding sequence ATGGCACAAGCATACAGGCAGGCAGGCGTTAACATAGAAGCAGGTTATGAAGCAGTGGATCGTATTAAGCCTCACGTCAAGAAAACAATTCGCAAAGGCGTAATGGGCGGACTTGGTGGCTTTGGCGGCATGTTCGATCTGTCTGAACTAGACTACGAGAAACCAGTTCTCGTTTCAGGAACGGACGGTGTTGGAACAAAGCTCATGCTTGCGATTCAACTCGATCGGCACGATACGATTGGCATTGATTGCGTGGCCATGTGCGTCAATGATGTTGTCGCACAGGGGGCAGAACCTCTCTATTTTCTTGATTATATTGCAACTGGAAAGCTTGCACCAGAGCGAATCGAGGAAATTGTAAAGGGTGTGGCAGAAGGCTGTTCACAGGCAGGCTGTGCCTTAATTGGTGGAGAAACAGCGGAAATGCCTGATATGTATCAAGAAAACGACTATGATCTTGCTGGGTTTACTGTGGGAGCTGTTGAAAAGTCGAAGCTGATTACGACAGAGAATGTGAAAGAAGGAAATGTCCTAATCGGTCTTGCTTCAAACGGCATTCACAGCAACGGTTTTTCCCTTGTACGTAAAGTGTTGCTGAAAGATCATAAGATGGATCTTGCAACCTCATATGAAGAGCTTGATTCAACGCTTGGAGAGACGTTGCTTGCCCCAACGCGTATTTATGTTAAACCGGTTTTAAATGTTCTTAAATCACACACTGTGAATGGAATTGCCCATATAACAGGCGGTGGTTTTGAAGAGAATATTCCGCGTATGCTTCCTGAAGGACTGGCAGCTCAAGTTGATTATGGTTCATGGCCGATTCCGCCAATCTTTGATTTAATCGAAAAGAAAGGCAATCTTGTTCGTAAGGAAATGTTTACAACATTTAATATGGGTGTAGGTATGGTACTTGCTGTGCCGGAAGATGAGGCTGTTAATGTCATTAAAGCTCTTGAACAGGATGGCGAACGAGCTTATATGATTGGGCGCGTAGTCAAAGGAGAAGGAATTGAATTTGGAGGCGGTGACCTGTCGTGA
- the purN gene encoding phosphoribosylglycinamide formyltransferase: MKKLAVFASGSGSNFEAIAAAIEKGQLEAEVALVVCDRPGAKVEKRAERFGIPVLSFYPKSYDSKADFENFILQQLNEAGVDWIVLAGYMRLIGPTLLQGFEGRIINIHPSLLPSFPGKDAIGQAFEAGVKITGVTVHFVDEGMDTGKIIDQDSVRIDEGDTKEDLANKIQAVEHLLYPAVIRSLLQEKNKR; encoded by the coding sequence GTGAAGAAGCTAGCCGTATTCGCATCTGGAAGCGGCTCGAACTTCGAAGCGATTGCCGCAGCCATTGAAAAAGGACAATTAGAGGCTGAAGTTGCTCTTGTTGTATGCGACCGTCCTGGAGCAAAAGTTGAAAAAAGGGCAGAACGCTTTGGCATTCCTGTCCTTTCCTTTTATCCTAAATCATATGACTCAAAAGCTGATTTTGAAAACTTCATTCTTCAACAATTGAACGAAGCGGGTGTTGATTGGATTGTTCTTGCTGGTTATATGAGGTTAATTGGTCCAACGCTCCTTCAAGGTTTTGAAGGAAGAATCATCAATATTCATCCCTCTCTCCTTCCGTCTTTTCCAGGAAAAGACGCGATTGGCCAAGCATTCGAAGCTGGGGTTAAAATCACAGGTGTTACCGTTCATTTCGTGGACGAGGGAATGGATACAGGGAAAATTATTGATCAAGACAGCGTTCGAATTGATGAGGGAGATACGAAAGAGGACCTGGCAAACAAAATTCAGGCCGTTGAACACCTTTTGTATCCAGCTGTCATTCGTTCCCTTCTTCAGGAAAAAAACAAGAGATAG
- the purH gene encoding bifunctional phosphoribosylaminoimidazolecarboxamide formyltransferase/IMP cyclohydrolase: MTIKRALISVSDKTDITAFAKGLAEKGVEVISTGGTKRALEEAGVNVIGISDVTGFPEILDGRVKTLHPNVHSGLLAVRDNEAHQEQLKELNIKPIDLVVVNLYPFQETIAKPDVTYEEAIENIDIGGPTMLRSAAKNHRDVTVVVDPSDYNRVLRQVEENGDTTEILRRELAAKVFRHTASYDAVISEYLTAQSGEEEPESLTVTFERKQTLRYGENPHQKAVFYKKPLYKGASLASAEQLNGKELSYNNINDANAALNIVKEFDQPAVVAVKHMNPCGVGTGETIVEAYQKAYEADSTSIFGGIVAINREVDEATALKLKEIFLEIIMAPSFTEEALAVLTKKKNLRLLKLDVAASPAVEHQLTSVNGGLLLQERDRYGFDEANITVPTDREPTEEEWEALKLAWKVVKHVKSNAIVLTKNDQTIGIGAGQMNRVGAANIAIEQAGDQSKGSVMGSDAFFPMDDTVEAAGRAGVTAIIQPGGSIRDEDSIKKANEYGITMVFTGIRHFKH, encoded by the coding sequence ATGACGATTAAACGCGCACTCATTAGCGTTTCTGATAAAACAGATATTACAGCATTTGCAAAAGGACTTGCGGAAAAAGGGGTAGAGGTGATCTCAACAGGTGGGACAAAGCGTGCCCTTGAAGAAGCCGGTGTTAATGTGATTGGCATTTCAGACGTCACTGGTTTCCCAGAAATTCTTGATGGCCGAGTAAAAACACTCCATCCTAACGTACATAGTGGTCTTCTTGCTGTGCGTGATAATGAAGCTCATCAAGAACAGTTGAAAGAGCTTAATATCAAACCGATTGATCTTGTCGTTGTGAATTTGTATCCTTTTCAGGAAACAATCGCAAAACCAGACGTGACGTATGAAGAAGCAATTGAAAACATTGATATTGGTGGACCTACAATGCTTCGTTCCGCTGCTAAAAATCATCGGGATGTTACTGTAGTTGTCGATCCTTCTGACTACAACCGCGTTTTACGTCAAGTTGAAGAAAATGGCGACACAACAGAAATTCTTCGTCGTGAACTTGCAGCAAAAGTATTCCGTCATACGGCTTCTTATGATGCTGTGATCTCCGAATATTTAACTGCTCAATCCGGTGAAGAAGAGCCTGAATCACTAACGGTAACCTTTGAGCGCAAACAAACGCTTCGCTATGGTGAAAATCCTCATCAAAAAGCTGTTTTCTATAAAAAACCATTGTACAAAGGGGCATCTCTTGCTTCAGCTGAGCAGTTAAATGGGAAAGAGCTTTCTTACAATAACATTAATGATGCAAATGCAGCGCTAAATATTGTGAAGGAATTTGATCAGCCAGCTGTTGTAGCTGTTAAACATATGAACCCTTGTGGCGTAGGTACGGGGGAGACGATTGTCGAAGCTTATCAGAAAGCGTATGAAGCTGATTCAACGTCTATTTTTGGTGGCATTGTTGCGATCAATCGTGAAGTGGACGAAGCAACGGCGCTTAAGTTAAAAGAAATATTCCTTGAAATTATTATGGCGCCTTCATTTACGGAAGAAGCTCTGGCTGTGTTAACAAAGAAAAAGAACCTTCGCCTATTAAAGCTAGATGTCGCGGCTTCACCTGCTGTAGAACACCAGCTTACATCAGTAAATGGCGGTCTTTTATTACAAGAACGAGATCGTTATGGTTTTGACGAAGCGAACATTACCGTACCAACCGACCGTGAACCGACAGAAGAAGAATGGGAAGCGCTCAAACTAGCATGGAAAGTTGTGAAGCACGTCAAGTCCAATGCGATTGTATTAACGAAAAATGATCAAACAATCGGAATTGGTGCTGGACAGATGAACCGTGTCGGTGCGGCAAATATTGCGATTGAACAAGCGGGTGATCAGAGTAAAGGATCGGTAATGGGCTCAGACGCTTTCTTCCCGATGGATGATACGGTTGAAGCAGCAGGACGAGCTGGTGTGACAGCGATCATCCAACCTGGCGGATCGATCCGAGATGAGGATTCGATTAAGAAAGCGAATGAATATGGCATTACAATGGTCTTTACTGGCATTCGTCATTTCAAACATTAA
- the purD gene encoding phosphoribosylamine--glycine ligase has translation MKVLVIGRGGREHVMAWKAAESSLVDQVYVAPGNAGMTDVSQLVAIDESDHEGLVAFAKKENIDLTLVGPEQPLLAGIVNRFEEAGLRVFGPKKEAALIEGSKTFAKELMVANSIPTAFSKSFTDYAEAKAYVEKVGAPTVLKADGLAAGKGVVVAMSLKEALESLHDMMENNQFGAASERVVVEEFLEGEEFSLMALVEGERVYPLVISQDHKRAFNGDQGPNTGGMGAYSPVPQISQDIVDHAVETILKPAAKGMKTDGRSFTGILYAGLMLTADGPKVIEFNARFGDPETQVVLPRMTSDFVQAILDLLDGQEPKLEWSKQAVIGVVVASGGYPGSYEKGKVITGLDHVGSEALVFHAGTKQSREHLLTDGGRVLLVASSGVDLKAASESVYNELEHIHVTDGFYRTDIGHRAISRVSF, from the coding sequence GTGAAGGTATTGGTAATTGGCCGCGGTGGTCGCGAGCATGTGATGGCCTGGAAAGCGGCAGAAAGCAGCCTTGTCGATCAAGTCTATGTCGCTCCAGGTAACGCAGGTATGACAGACGTTAGCCAGCTTGTAGCAATTGATGAGAGTGATCATGAGGGGCTAGTTGCCTTCGCGAAAAAGGAAAACATTGATTTAACACTTGTTGGTCCTGAACAACCTCTACTTGCTGGAATTGTGAATCGTTTTGAAGAGGCCGGACTTCGCGTCTTTGGTCCAAAGAAGGAAGCAGCTTTAATTGAAGGAAGTAAAACGTTCGCCAAAGAACTAATGGTTGCCAACAGTATTCCTACCGCATTTTCTAAGTCCTTTACTGACTATGCAGAAGCGAAAGCCTATGTTGAAAAAGTCGGCGCTCCTACCGTCTTAAAAGCAGATGGGCTTGCTGCGGGTAAAGGTGTAGTAGTGGCGATGTCACTGAAGGAAGCGCTGGAAAGTCTTCATGATATGATGGAGAACAACCAGTTTGGTGCTGCCAGTGAACGTGTTGTAGTGGAGGAATTTCTTGAAGGAGAGGAATTCTCTTTAATGGCTCTTGTCGAAGGAGAACGGGTATACCCACTCGTTATTTCGCAAGATCACAAACGGGCTTTCAATGGTGATCAGGGACCGAACACTGGTGGGATGGGAGCCTATTCCCCTGTGCCCCAAATCTCTCAAGATATTGTTGATCATGCGGTAGAGACAATTTTGAAGCCGGCTGCTAAAGGAATGAAGACGGATGGTCGCTCCTTCACAGGCATTCTCTATGCGGGACTTATGTTAACGGCGGATGGTCCAAAAGTAATTGAATTCAATGCACGATTTGGCGATCCGGAAACGCAAGTCGTTTTACCAAGAATGACGTCAGATTTCGTTCAAGCGATTCTTGATCTTCTTGATGGACAAGAACCTAAGCTTGAATGGAGTAAACAAGCCGTTATCGGTGTCGTTGTTGCTTCAGGTGGCTATCCAGGTAGTTATGAAAAAGGTAAGGTCATTACCGGGCTAGACCATGTTGGTTCTGAGGCACTTGTTTTCCACGCTGGAACGAAACAAAGTAGAGAGCACCTTCTAACAGACGGTGGTCGCGTACTTCTTGTCGCTTCATCAGGTGTTGATTTGAAAGCGGCTAGTGAATCTGTTTACAATGAACTTGAACATATTCATGTTACGGACGGTTTTTATCGAACGGACATTGGACATCGTGCTATTTCACGCGTTTCTTTCTAA
- a CDS encoding EYxxD motif small membrane protein, with the protein MLEYITDTWLIYTMIIGSIVAVAFAYIRKKRVK; encoded by the coding sequence ATGCTCGAGTATATAACAGATACCTGGTTAATTTACACGATGATCATTGGAAGTATTGTAGCGGTTGCGTTTGCCTACATTAGAAAGAAACGCGTGAAATAG
- a CDS encoding YgaP family membrane protein: protein MKPNISMLNAFIRLTAGFTLLAYSTAKLSKEESNSAWLLAAVGAMKVAEGHTRYCPVVDLMTHDETRDPDETALERVINPS from the coding sequence ATGAAGCCAAATATTAGTATGTTAAATGCCTTTATTCGCTTAACAGCCGGTTTCACTCTGCTTGCCTATTCAACCGCCAAGCTTTCTAAAGAGGAGTCAAACTCAGCCTGGCTTCTCGCTGCTGTCGGTGCCATGAAGGTAGCAGAAGGTCATACGCGTTATTGCCCTGTCGTCGATCTTATGACGCATGATGAAACACGCGACCCAGATGAAACAGCACTTGAAAGAGTGATCAACCCTTCTTAA
- a CDS encoding adenine deaminase C-terminal domain-containing protein → MAKRKNLWTKQQLRQHVQVVSGELPPSIVFYHATYLNHGLKKWVTSNIWVYEDRIVYVGDDLPEKHPSTEWIDCEGRCLVPGYIEPHAHPFQLYNPLTLARYTSQRGTTTMMNDNLLLLLGLPKEKALTLIEELDQFPVSMYWWARYDSQTKLLDEDMITNKLMKEWLAHPLVIQGGELTAWPDVLSGDDEILEWMQETRRLGKPVEGHLPGASLATLTKMGLLGVSCDHEAMTGEEALRRLEMGMMTSLRYSSIRPDLPVILESLLKKGVTSFERVMMNTDGSTPSFLENGTTDKLIEMALEKGVSAEDAYSMVSYNVANHYGISDTHGMIAPGRVAHINILESKEKPLPVAVLAGGQWLKCDGEEMDQDWSFDWEKHGLTPLNNNWKIQPNDLTFSGPAGMEMMNAVITKPYNLSVETSVDELPAESDESFIMLLSREGKWRVNTIIKGFANRVKGFASSFSNTGDFILIGKSKADMMTAFNRINEIGGGISLVEDGEVISEIQLPLMGKMSDLPLEELITKEKQMIQELENRGYSYKDPVYSLLFFSSTHLPFIRLTQQGIYDVKRKMVLFPSIMR, encoded by the coding sequence ATGGCGAAAAGAAAAAATTTATGGACGAAGCAGCAATTACGACAACACGTTCAAGTTGTGTCTGGAGAACTGCCTCCATCGATCGTTTTCTATCATGCAACTTATTTGAATCACGGATTAAAAAAATGGGTGACATCTAATATATGGGTATATGAAGATCGGATTGTGTACGTAGGCGATGATCTACCTGAAAAGCATCCATCGACTGAATGGATTGATTGCGAAGGCCGATGCCTTGTACCAGGTTACATTGAACCACATGCACACCCATTTCAACTATATAATCCCCTTACTCTTGCGCGATATACATCTCAGCGGGGAACGACGACAATGATGAATGACAACCTTCTTTTACTTCTAGGTTTACCAAAAGAGAAAGCGCTTACATTAATCGAAGAGCTTGATCAGTTTCCTGTTTCCATGTATTGGTGGGCACGATATGATTCGCAAACAAAGCTGTTAGATGAAGATATGATTACAAATAAATTGATGAAGGAATGGCTTGCGCACCCATTAGTCATTCAAGGCGGGGAACTGACCGCATGGCCTGATGTACTTAGTGGAGATGATGAAATTCTAGAATGGATGCAAGAGACGCGAAGACTTGGTAAGCCTGTTGAAGGTCATTTGCCGGGTGCCTCTCTTGCCACATTAACAAAGATGGGACTGTTGGGTGTTTCATGTGATCATGAAGCGATGACGGGTGAAGAGGCCTTGCGCCGTTTAGAGATGGGTATGATGACATCACTTCGTTATTCTTCGATCAGGCCAGATCTTCCTGTCATTCTGGAATCTTTACTAAAAAAAGGGGTCACTTCCTTTGAGCGAGTGATGATGAATACAGATGGCTCAACGCCTTCCTTCTTAGAAAATGGCACGACGGACAAGTTAATTGAAATGGCGCTTGAGAAAGGAGTAAGTGCAGAAGATGCGTATTCAATGGTGTCATATAATGTGGCAAACCACTACGGAATAAGCGATACGCATGGTATGATAGCACCGGGTAGAGTCGCTCATATTAATATCCTTGAATCAAAAGAAAAGCCCCTTCCCGTTGCCGTACTTGCGGGTGGGCAATGGTTAAAGTGTGATGGAGAAGAAATGGACCAGGACTGGTCTTTTGATTGGGAAAAGCATGGGCTTACTCCACTTAATAATAATTGGAAAATACAGCCTAATGATTTAACGTTTTCAGGTCCAGCAGGAATGGAAATGATGAATGCGGTGATTACAAAGCCGTATAACTTATCTGTTGAAACGTCCGTAGACGAGCTTCCGGCAGAATCAGATGAAAGCTTTATCATGCTCCTTAGTCGCGAAGGGAAATGGCGGGTAAATACGATCATTAAAGGTTTCGCGAATCGAGTGAAAGGTTTTGCCAGTAGTTTTTCGAACACGGGTGATTTTATTCTTATCGGTAAAAGTAAAGCAGATATGATGACGGCTTTTAATCGAATTAATGAAATTGGTGGAGGTATCTCACTTGTTGAAGACGGAGAAGTTATTTCCGAAATCCAATTACCTCTGATGGGGAAAATGTCCGATCTTCCGCTTGAAGAATTGATTACAAAGGAAAAACAAATGATCCAAGAACTTGAGAATAGAGGCTATTCATACAAAGATCCGGTTTATAGCTTGCTGTTCTTCTCTTCGACGCATTTACCTTTTATACGATTGACGCAGCAAGGAATTTATGATGTAAAGAGAAAAATGGTACTTTTTCCTTCGATAATGCGTTAA
- a CDS encoding YerC/YecD family TrpR-related protein: MQIDKLRGKTLDQLFEAILSLKDLEECYLFFDDLATVNEIQSLAQRLEVARMLREGFTYHKIETETGASTATISRVKRSLNYGNDGYQMTLDRVHNNE, translated from the coding sequence ATGCAAATTGATAAACTTCGAGGTAAAACACTGGACCAATTGTTTGAAGCGATTCTTTCATTAAAAGATCTAGAAGAGTGTTATTTATTCTTTGACGATTTAGCGACTGTGAACGAAATACAATCTCTCGCTCAGCGATTGGAAGTAGCAAGAATGCTTCGTGAAGGGTTTACGTATCATAAAATTGAAACGGAAACAGGCGCAAGCACAGCGACGATTTCCAGAGTGAAGCGTAGTTTAAATTATGGAAACGACGGCTATCAAATGACGCTTGATCGCGTCCATAATAACGAGTAG